The genomic DNA TCAGGACCATCGAACCGATGAAGGGCCAGGTCCAATGGCCGGTTTTGTCGACGATGTAGCCGAACACAATCGGCGAAACGATCGCGGCGAAGGCCGATCCCGTATTCATCATGCCGCTGGCGGTGCCGGAATATTTCGGCGCAATATCCATCGGGATGGCCCACATCGGGCCGATCGTGAATTCGGCAAAGAAGAATCCTGCGCTGAGGGCGATGGCGACGATTGTCCGATTGTGGGTGAAGAGAATGGGAACCATCGAAGCGCAGCACAGCACCATCATGACGGATACCAGGTTTCGCCGCGCCACGTTCAGGCTTTTCGTCTTATCGAGCAGCTTGTCGCTGACGATTCCGCCGAGCGTGTCGCCGACGAAGCCGGCGAAAAAGACGCCGGACGCGAACAGCGCCGACTTCTGCAGGTCCATGTGGAATTCATTTTTGAAGAAGCGGGGAATGCCGCTCTGGAAAAGCCATAGCGTCCAGGCATAGCAGAAATACACGATCGTGACTGGAGCCATTCGCAATGCCAGGCGCGTCCAGGGCACATTCCCTTCCTGCCGCGTGGCGGCGTACGCCGGCAGCATGGCGATTTCCTGTTTGGTGACGGCGTTATGCCGGCCGGGATCATCCCTGAAATACAAGGCCCATATCAAAGCCCAGAACAAACTGATTATGCCGACGGCGATGAACGACATCCGCCATGAAACGGCGACAATCAAAAACGCGACGAGCGGAGGTGTGATAGCGCTGCCCAATCGCGAGCAGGCGTGCGTGATGCCCTGCGCAAAGCCGCGCTTGCCCGCCGGTGTCCATTGCGACATCGCGCGAGTCGCCGTTGGAAATGTTGCGCCCTCGCCGAACCCCAGAATGAGCCGC from Terriglobia bacterium includes the following:
- a CDS encoding MFS transporter translates to MPAKIFRATNIVLGLLCLMYFLTYLDRVNINTTVASDQFRKEIPLNETQASNLFALFAYPYLLFQISGGWVADKLGPRRALAVCGVIWASATIMTGLVHGLMWMGISRLILGFGEGATFPTATRAMSQWTPAGKRGFAQGITHACSRLGSAITPPLVAFLIVAVSWRMSFIAVGIISLFWALIWALYFRDDPGRHNAVTKQEIAMLPAYAATRQEGNVPWTRLALRMAPVTIVYFCYAWTLWLFQSGIPRFFKNEFHMDLQKSALFASGVFFAGFVGDTLGGIVSDKLLDKTKSLNVARRNLVSVMMVLCCASMVPILFTHNRTIVAIALSAGFFFAEFTIGPMWAIPMDIAPKYSGTASGMMNTGSAFAAIVSPIVFGYIVDKTGHWTWPFIGSMVLMLFGAALAFAMHPDRPLADDETVPGNVVTASR